One segment of Shewanella piezotolerans WP3 DNA contains the following:
- a CDS encoding NADP-dependent oxidoreductase yields MNAKQIQLKSRPEGLPNANNFAEAEVALAAIKDGEFLVKNLWMSVDPYMRGRMIDRKSYIAPFEIGAVLEGGAIGEVIESNNSEFPVGSKVNSMHGWRSHYVTDGTEITRLPQTPISESHFLGVLGMPGMTAWTGLNRIAELKSGETLFVSAASGAVGSVAVQIGKLMGARVIASVGSDEKAEHIKSLGVDAVINYKTCGDLTAALAQAAPEGIDVYFENVGGEHLTAALNNMKDHGRIAVCGMIAQYNDTVPTPGPANLAQIIMKKLKIEGFIVFEHWAHYPEFAKQMGQWLAEGKVTAEQTVYEGLSNAPEAFIGLFEGKNRGKMIVKLT; encoded by the coding sequence ATGAACGCTAAGCAAATTCAACTGAAATCTCGCCCTGAAGGCCTGCCTAACGCCAACAATTTCGCTGAAGCTGAAGTGGCATTAGCTGCGATTAAAGACGGTGAGTTTTTAGTTAAGAATCTATGGATGTCCGTCGACCCATACATGCGTGGTCGCATGATTGATAGAAAAAGTTACATTGCACCTTTTGAAATAGGCGCTGTACTTGAAGGTGGCGCAATTGGCGAAGTAATCGAATCGAACAATAGCGAGTTCCCAGTTGGCAGCAAAGTTAACAGCATGCACGGCTGGCGCAGCCATTATGTTACTGACGGTACAGAGATCACTCGCCTACCACAAACACCGATCAGCGAGTCACATTTTTTAGGTGTGCTTGGCATGCCAGGTATGACCGCTTGGACAGGCCTTAACCGTATCGCGGAGCTAAAATCGGGGGAAACCTTATTTGTCTCTGCAGCATCCGGGGCCGTTGGTAGCGTTGCGGTACAAATAGGCAAACTAATGGGCGCCCGAGTGATTGCATCGGTTGGCTCTGATGAGAAGGCTGAGCACATAAAATCACTCGGTGTAGACGCTGTTATCAACTACAAAACCTGTGGCGATCTTACGGCAGCACTTGCCCAAGCCGCGCCAGAAGGGATTGATGTCTATTTCGAGAACGTCGGTGGCGAACACCTAACTGCTGCACTTAACAATATGAAAGACCATGGTCGTATTGCAGTTTGCGGCATGATTGCACAATATAATGATACGGTGCCGACCCCAGGACCGGCAAACTTAGCACAAATCATTATGAAAAAGCTGAAAATTGAAGGCTTTATTGTGTTTGAACATTGGGCACATTACCCAGAGTTTGCCAAGCAAATGGGCCAATGGTTAGCGGAGGGCAAAGTCACCGCTGAACAAACGGTTTATGAGGGGCTGTCAAATGCACCAGAAGCCTTTATCGGATTGTTCGAAGGTAAAAACCGCGGCAAAATGATTGTGAAGTTGACTTAA
- the rssA gene encoding patatin-like phospholipase RssA, whose amino-acid sequence MSEKNHSVRIGLALGSGAAKGWAHIGVLNGLAKLGVYPDKIAGCSIGAVVGAAYANDNLAELEGWVRSFSSWDVLGLMDLSWRKGGLIGGEKVFDVLQKRMGDIQIEQLKKPFAAVATDLYSGQEIWFTEGDLRHAVRASCSMPGILPPVKVGERWLVDGAVVNPVPVSVSRAMGVDIVIAVDLHGLRRGRLQVLPVNMKSNKPTTEEEAEAEKHQEKGFTDLLARGRDYISGLTDKLSLSQKLENSQSPNPGMLAVMSQSMDILEQRHKRARLMGDPPDICIVPDLGDIGTMEFHRAEEAIAAGEAAVEQVAHLIEAALAPHRITE is encoded by the coding sequence GTGTCAGAAAAAAATCATTCGGTTCGAATAGGGCTAGCCCTTGGAAGTGGTGCAGCAAAGGGCTGGGCGCATATTGGTGTGTTGAATGGGCTGGCTAAGTTGGGTGTTTACCCTGATAAAATTGCTGGTTGCTCTATTGGTGCTGTGGTAGGCGCCGCATATGCTAATGATAATTTGGCTGAGCTAGAAGGCTGGGTGCGTAGCTTTAGTAGCTGGGATGTATTGGGACTCATGGATTTGAGTTGGCGTAAAGGCGGCTTAATCGGTGGTGAAAAAGTGTTTGATGTACTGCAAAAACGCATGGGCGATATACAGATTGAGCAGCTTAAAAAACCATTTGCAGCAGTCGCTACCGATCTTTATTCAGGACAAGAGATTTGGTTTACAGAGGGAGATTTACGCCATGCGGTGAGAGCATCATGCTCTATGCCCGGTATTTTACCGCCCGTCAAAGTCGGCGAACGTTGGCTGGTGGACGGCGCTGTAGTGAACCCTGTTCCTGTGTCAGTTAGTCGTGCAATGGGGGTCGATATTGTGATTGCGGTTGATCTTCATGGTTTGCGCCGTGGCCGATTGCAAGTATTACCCGTTAATATGAAGAGTAACAAGCCTACTACAGAGGAGGAAGCGGAAGCTGAAAAGCATCAAGAGAAAGGTTTTACTGATCTGTTAGCTCGGGGAAGAGACTATATTAGCGGCCTGACTGATAAGCTTTCATTGAGTCAAAAGCTCGAAAATAGCCAAAGCCCAAACCCTGGAATGTTAGCGGTAATGTCGCAGTCTATGGATATATTGGAGCAACGGCATAAAAGAGCTCGATTAATGGGTGATCCGCCTGATATTTGTATTGTGCCGGATCTAGGTGATATTGGTACTATGGAGTTTCATCGCGCGGAAGAAGCTATTGCGGCAGGAGAGGCGGCTGTAGAGCAAGTTGCGCATCTTATTGAAGCTGCTTTAGCGCCACATCGAATAACCGAATAA
- the nrdD gene encoding anaerobic ribonucleoside-triphosphate reductase gives MPVVIKRDGYRTPFDETRIKDAVIAAANSAGIDDSAYAEKVAKNAADSVAMLDEINIHDLQDAVENLLMEGPYKSLARVYIEYRHDRDIKREVSSRLNKEIRGLVEQSNAALLNENANKDSKVIPTQRDLLAGIVAKHYAKCHILPKDVVAAHESGEIHYHDLDYAPFFPMFNCMLIDLSGMLTKGFKMGNAEIETPKSISTATAVTAQIIAQVASHIYGGTTINRIDEVLAPFVAKSYDKHYQVALTWGITDAKAFATSLTEKECHDAFQSLEYEVNTLHTANGQTPFVTFGFGLGTSWESRLIQQSMMKVRIAGLGKNRKTAVFPKLVFAIRDGINHKNGDCNYDIKQLALKCATTRMYPDILNYEQVEKVTGSFKTPMGCRSFLGTFEEEGELVHEGRNNLGVVSLNLPRVALEAKGDEAEFYRILDQRLAIARKALDTRIERLDGVKARVAPILYMEGACGVRLRADDDISEIFKNGRASISLGYIGLHETINALYGTETHLYDNGQLRAKAIEVIQYLKAATDKWKAESGYAFSLYSTPSENLCSRFCNLDAKVFGVVEGVTAKGYYTNSFHLDVEKQVNPYDKIDFEQPYPEIANGGFICYGEFPNMQNNVEALENVWDYSYSRVPYYGTNTPIDECYDCGFTGEFSCTSKGFTCPKCGNHEPSRVSVTRRVCGYLGSPDARPFNYGKQEEVKRRIKHL, from the coding sequence ATGCCAGTGGTTATTAAACGGGATGGTTACCGCACGCCTTTTGACGAAACAAGGATTAAAGATGCAGTGATAGCAGCTGCTAACTCGGCAGGTATTGATGATAGCGCCTATGCAGAAAAAGTAGCAAAAAATGCTGCCGACTCTGTCGCTATGCTAGATGAAATAAACATCCACGATCTGCAAGATGCCGTCGAAAACTTATTGATGGAAGGCCCTTATAAATCATTGGCTCGGGTATACATTGAATACCGCCACGATCGAGATATAAAGCGCGAAGTCAGCAGTCGACTCAATAAAGAGATCCGTGGTCTTGTTGAGCAGAGTAATGCTGCGCTTTTGAATGAAAATGCCAATAAAGATTCAAAAGTAATCCCAACTCAGCGCGATCTATTAGCTGGCATTGTGGCTAAACACTACGCCAAATGTCATATATTGCCAAAAGATGTTGTAGCAGCGCATGAGTCAGGCGAGATTCACTATCATGACTTAGATTACGCGCCATTTTTCCCGATGTTCAACTGTATGTTGATTGATCTCAGTGGCATGTTGACCAAAGGTTTTAAGATGGGCAACGCTGAAATTGAAACACCTAAATCAATTTCTACGGCGACAGCTGTTACCGCGCAGATTATTGCTCAGGTTGCTAGCCATATATATGGCGGCACTACGATTAACCGTATTGATGAAGTGTTAGCGCCTTTCGTTGCCAAAAGTTACGACAAGCATTATCAAGTTGCGCTAACTTGGGGTATTACAGACGCCAAAGCATTTGCGACTTCATTGACCGAAAAAGAGTGTCATGATGCATTTCAGTCACTTGAGTATGAAGTAAACACATTGCATACCGCCAATGGTCAAACGCCATTTGTTACCTTTGGTTTTGGACTGGGAACGTCTTGGGAGTCTCGACTTATTCAACAGTCGATGATGAAAGTGCGTATTGCAGGCTTAGGTAAGAATCGTAAAACTGCGGTATTTCCTAAACTAGTTTTTGCCATTCGTGATGGTATTAACCACAAAAATGGCGATTGTAACTACGACATCAAGCAACTTGCATTGAAGTGTGCCACAACGCGTATGTACCCAGATATCCTCAACTACGAACAAGTTGAGAAGGTAACGGGGTCATTTAAGACTCCAATGGGTTGTCGTAGCTTCCTTGGTACGTTTGAAGAAGAGGGTGAGCTAGTACATGAAGGGCGTAATAACCTTGGCGTGGTAAGCTTAAATTTACCGCGAGTAGCACTTGAGGCCAAAGGCGATGAAGCTGAATTTTATCGCATCTTAGATCAGCGCTTAGCAATTGCTCGCAAGGCACTAGATACTCGTATAGAGCGTTTAGATGGCGTAAAAGCACGAGTCGCTCCGATTCTTTATATGGAAGGAGCTTGTGGTGTTCGTTTGCGCGCTGATGATGATATCTCTGAGATATTTAAAAATGGCCGCGCTTCAATTTCGCTCGGTTACATTGGCTTGCATGAAACCATTAATGCACTTTATGGCACCGAAACGCATCTATACGACAACGGGCAGTTGCGTGCTAAAGCAATTGAAGTGATTCAATACTTGAAAGCGGCAACCGATAAATGGAAAGCGGAATCTGGTTACGCTTTCAGCCTTTATAGCACCCCTAGTGAAAACTTGTGTAGCCGTTTCTGTAATCTTGATGCCAAAGTATTCGGTGTTGTAGAGGGAGTAACTGCTAAAGGTTATTACACTAACAGTTTCCATTTAGATGTTGAAAAGCAAGTCAACCCGTACGATAAGATTGACTTTGAACAACCTTACCCTGAAATCGCAAACGGCGGATTTATCTGTTACGGCGAGTTCCCCAATATGCAGAACAATGTTGAAGCATTGGAAAATGTTTGGGACTACAGCTATTCAAGAGTGCCTTATTACGGCACGAATACACCGATTGATGAGTGTTATGACTGTGGATTTACCGGTGAATTTAGCTGTACCAGCAAAGGTTTTACCTGTCCTAAATGTGGCAACCATGAACCTAGCAGAGTATCGGTAACACGCCGAGTCTGCGGCTATTTAGGTAGCCCTGATGCAAGACCATTTAATTATGGTAAGCAAGAAGAGGTTAAGCGCCGTATTAAGCACCTTTAA
- the ribA gene encoding GTP cyclohydrolase II — protein MSIKYIASSKLPTPWGVFEMHGFEDSETGKEHVALTLGVFDAESPILGRIHSECLTGDALFSLRCDCGFQLQTAMQNIAEAGQGFILYLRQEGRGIGLLNKIRAYELQDGGANTVEANERLGFAADMRKYDMIIPMMEQIGISKVRLMTNNPRKVKAMQSFGLEVVERVPLQVGKNRYNEGYLKTKSTELGHMMSEHHFTEEGKD, from the coding sequence ATGTCGATTAAATATATCGCGTCGTCTAAATTGCCAACACCTTGGGGTGTTTTTGAAATGCATGGCTTTGAAGATAGCGAGACAGGTAAAGAGCATGTTGCGCTGACATTAGGCGTATTTGATGCCGAAAGCCCTATTTTAGGCCGTATTCACTCTGAGTGCTTAACGGGTGATGCGCTTTTCAGTTTGCGTTGTGATTGTGGTTTCCAATTACAAACAGCAATGCAGAATATCGCTGAAGCAGGACAGGGGTTTATCCTATATCTACGCCAAGAAGGGCGGGGTATTGGATTACTCAATAAAATCCGTGCTTACGAGCTACAAGATGGTGGCGCAAATACCGTAGAGGCCAATGAGCGCCTTGGTTTTGCTGCAGATATGCGTAAATATGACATGATCATCCCGATGATGGAGCAGATCGGTATCAGTAAAGTCAGACTGATGACCAATAACCCTAGAAAAGTAAAAGCGATGCAAAGCTTTGGACTAGAGGTCGTTGAGCGTGTTCCACTGCAGGTCGGTAAAAATCGTTATAACGAAGGTTACCTAAAGACCAAATCTACTGAATTGGGTCATATGATGTCTGAGCATCATTTTACCGAAGAAGGTAAAGACTAA
- a CDS encoding YibL family ribosome-associated protein has translation MNLKQELQTLNDKLDKFRRKLAAAEKRDDPGVIIQFKREIATLTKRIANVKNQQSRELGKEGASVKDLKFSRVLTKAEQADMGKLKKSVRGLVVVHPMTALGREMGIKQVTGFAPKEF, from the coding sequence ATGAATTTAAAGCAGGAGCTGCAAACGCTCAACGATAAGCTCGACAAATTTCGTCGTAAGTTGGCAGCAGCTGAAAAGCGTGATGATCCTGGGGTCATAATCCAATTTAAACGTGAAATTGCTACGTTAACTAAGCGCATAGCTAATGTTAAAAATCAGCAGAGTCGTGAGTTAGGTAAAGAAGGTGCGTCGGTTAAAGACCTCAAATTTAGCCGTGTATTGACCAAAGCCGAGCAAGCTGACATGGGCAAGTTGAAGAAGTCTGTTCGTGGTTTAGTGGTTGTGCATCCAATGACCGCACTTGGTCGAGAAATGGGCATCAAGCAAGTAACAGGCTTTGCACCGAAAGAATTTTAG
- a CDS encoding MarR family winged helix-turn-helix transcriptional regulator, whose product MADNKVSNNDSPACLSDNVCFALYTAGNALMRAYRPLLDQYELTYPQYLVMQALWLKDRASMTQLSQATRLDMGTLSPIVKRLEIKLFLQRLPDETDERKKVIALTTTGLSLQADALSQKQTLLEKVSMTEQEIESLRVLCLNLTTQLNQK is encoded by the coding sequence GTGGCGGATAACAAAGTGTCAAATAATGATAGCCCAGCATGTTTATCAGATAACGTATGTTTTGCGCTGTATACCGCTGGCAATGCACTTATGCGTGCATACCGCCCCCTGTTGGACCAGTATGAATTGACCTATCCACAATATTTGGTTATGCAAGCGCTATGGCTAAAAGATCGAGCGAGCATGACGCAATTATCTCAAGCTACACGTTTGGATATGGGAACGTTGTCACCAATCGTAAAGCGATTAGAGATAAAATTGTTTCTGCAGCGACTACCTGATGAAACCGATGAACGTAAAAAAGTGATCGCATTAACGACCACCGGCTTGTCGCTGCAAGCCGATGCATTGTCACAAAAGCAAACACTATTAGAGAAGGTGAGTATGACCGAGCAGGAGATTGAGTCTCTGCGCGTGTTATGCTTAAACTTGACCACGCAATTGAACCAAAAGTAA
- a CDS encoding DEAD/DEAH box helicase, with product MQFTDFSLDQRLLQTLKHMGIDTPTEIQEQAIPIALAGKDLMASSKTGSGKTLAFLLPAMQRMISCKALSKRDPRAVILLPTRELATQVYSQLRLLVANTQFKATKILGGENFNDQAKALARDPHFVVATPGRLADHLKQHHLHLNGLELLIFDEADRMLDLGFAEQLKQINNAADHKRRQTLMFSATLDHGDVDEIAAELLKTPEHVAIGAGNLEHKDITQRIFLCDHLDHKEALLSRILKDEQQKQIIIFTATRQDTDRLAKKLADDGFKTASLSGELKQSARNQIMDEFSRGLQQILVTTDVASRGLDLLNVSLVINFDMPKFAEEYVHRIGRTGRAGAKGDAVSLVGPKDWVNFTQVQTFLNKQFAFSELEGLKGKFTGLKPKAKNNKKAKPAAAKKKAATAKKKSSAKATANRDRRFATGVDVGDAPMLRKQKAKLQDTPED from the coding sequence TTGCAATTCACCGATTTTTCACTGGATCAACGTCTGTTACAAACATTAAAGCACATGGGAATAGACACCCCAACCGAGATCCAGGAACAAGCCATACCTATTGCCCTTGCAGGCAAAGATCTAATGGCATCATCTAAAACAGGTTCAGGCAAGACCTTGGCATTTTTGCTACCTGCAATGCAAAGGATGATTTCGTGTAAAGCATTGAGTAAGCGCGACCCTCGCGCGGTTATTTTGCTACCCACTCGTGAGCTGGCAACCCAAGTTTATAGTCAACTGCGTTTATTAGTTGCTAATACTCAGTTTAAAGCCACTAAAATTCTTGGCGGTGAAAATTTCAACGACCAAGCAAAAGCACTGGCTCGTGACCCACATTTTGTTGTGGCCACACCGGGTCGCTTAGCCGATCACCTGAAACAACATCACTTGCACCTCAATGGTCTTGAGCTACTTATCTTCGATGAAGCCGACCGTATGTTGGACTTAGGTTTTGCAGAACAGCTTAAACAAATTAACAATGCGGCCGATCATAAACGTCGCCAAACACTGATGTTTTCGGCAACACTTGATCACGGTGATGTCGATGAAATCGCCGCTGAGCTGCTTAAAACCCCAGAACATGTTGCTATTGGCGCTGGTAACTTAGAGCACAAAGATATTACTCAGCGTATATTCCTTTGTGATCACCTTGATCATAAAGAAGCGTTATTATCGCGCATTTTAAAAGACGAACAGCAAAAGCAGATCATCATCTTTACCGCGACTCGACAAGATACCGACCGCCTAGCGAAGAAACTTGCTGATGATGGCTTTAAAACGGCCTCACTCAGTGGCGAGCTAAAGCAAAGTGCCCGTAACCAAATCATGGATGAGTTTAGCCGAGGTTTACAACAGATATTGGTGACTACTGATGTCGCATCTCGTGGTCTAGATTTACTTAACGTATCTTTAGTGATCAACTTTGATATGCCAAAATTTGCCGAAGAGTATGTCCACCGTATTGGACGTACTGGACGAGCTGGCGCTAAAGGCGACGCGGTTTCATTAGTCGGCCCTAAAGATTGGGTTAACTTTACCCAAGTACAAACCTTCCTTAATAAACAGTTTGCTTTTAGTGAACTTGAAGGGTTGAAAGGTAAATTTACCGGCTTGAAACCAAAAGCAAAGAACAACAAGAAAGCAAAACCTGCCGCAGCAAAGAAAAAAGCAGCAACCGCCAAGAAAAAATCTTCGGCTAAAGCTACAGCTAATCGCGATAGACGCTTTGCAACAGGCGTCGACGTCGGTGATGCACCTATGCTTAGAAAGCAAAAAGCTAAGCTGCAGGATACACCTGAAGATTAA
- a CDS encoding VF530 family DNA-binding protein, translated as MTQVNNPLHGIKLEALLTDLVEHYGWEELGERINVRCFKHDPSIKSSLRFLRKTLWAREKVEYLYLKMNKLPLPARKPREDGYQASDKTLRTAKNKAADRPSKDSDDNSQVNANIWGN; from the coding sequence ATGACCCAAGTAAACAACCCATTACACGGTATTAAGCTAGAAGCCTTACTGACTGACCTCGTCGAGCATTATGGCTGGGAAGAGCTTGGCGAGCGTATTAACGTGCGCTGCTTCAAACATGACCCAAGTATTAAATCAAGCCTAAGATTTCTACGTAAAACCCTTTGGGCGAGAGAGAAAGTCGAATACCTCTACCTTAAGATGAACAAGCTACCTTTGCCCGCTAGAAAGCCTAGAGAAGATGGCTATCAAGCCAGTGATAAAACATTACGCACGGCGAAGAACAAAGCAGCAGATAGGCCTAGCAAAGACTCAGATGATAACTCTCAAGTAAATGCCAATATCTGGGGCAATTAA
- the nrdG gene encoding anaerobic ribonucleoside-triphosphate reductase-activating protein: protein MHYHQYYQTDVINGPGTRATLFVSGCEHQCRGCYNQSTWNPCSGHLFDEQMMQTIIDDLNDSRIKRRGLSLSGGDPLFPGNLSAILALVTRVKEQCPGKDIWLWTGYLLDELTAEQQAIVELVNVVVDGKFEQSLADPSLVFKGSSNQVIHYLR from the coding sequence ATGCATTATCATCAATACTATCAAACTGATGTGATTAATGGTCCAGGTACTAGAGCGACGCTATTTGTTTCTGGTTGCGAGCATCAATGCCGTGGTTGCTATAATCAGTCAACTTGGAATCCGTGCTCTGGTCACTTGTTTGATGAGCAGATGATGCAAACCATTATTGACGATCTCAATGATAGTCGCATTAAAAGACGTGGTCTTTCTTTGTCAGGCGGTGATCCACTATTTCCTGGTAACCTCAGCGCCATACTTGCGCTTGTCACGCGAGTTAAAGAACAATGTCCAGGTAAAGATATTTGGTTGTGGACAGGCTATCTGCTTGATGAGTTAACCGCCGAGCAGCAAGCCATTGTTGAATTGGTTAATGTGGTAGTTGATGGCAAATTTGAGCAATCTCTTGCCGATCCTAGCTTAGTTTTTAAAGGTAGTAGTAACCAAGTGATCCATTATCTAAGATAA